CAGGTCGCCGAACAACAGGCCGGCCACCAGCGACACCAACAGGGTCACGCCCAGCAGCCCGGTATCCATGCCCAGCGATGCGTCATGGTCGAGTAGGTACGACACGCTGCGGAAGCTCACCGATCCCGGCACCAGCAGGATGATGCCCGGCTCGCGGACCACTGCGCCGGGCTGCTTCGCGTAGCGCGCGTAGACGTTGCTCAGCGAGCCCAGCAACAGCCCCCCGACGAACACACCGAACGGTGCCCCCGGCAGCGAGCCGGAGATGCTGCCGCCCCAGCGCGTGGCCAGGTAGCCCACGATCACTGCGCCCATGACCACCAGCCAGTCACGGCGCGCGGCGCGGAACAGGATGGCGAACGAGAACGCGCCGATCGCCAGCATCGGCCAGTCCGCCCAGCCGGGTAGAGGCGCCAGGGCATAGTCGCGCGACACGATGCCGAAGGCCTCGCACAACTGGCTGGCGGCCACCGTGCCGAACGTCAGCTTCAGCAGCGTGGCGATGGCTCCGCCCATCCGAGCCACGCCCGCCACCAGATGCTGGCTGGAAATCTCGCGCACCGCCGTGGTCAGCGCCATGCCCGGCATCAGCACGATCAGGCTGCCGAGGATCACCGACTTCACCGCCAGCGGCACGAGATAGGCACTGACCACGATGGCGATCGCCGTGGCCACCATGGCACTGATGGCGTCGCTGGCCGTAGCCAGCCGCGGCCGGCTGCCCGAGGCCACCGTGATCCAGCCGATGATGACGCCGATGAATCCCGCCGTGATCAGGTCGGGCCAGGCGCTGTGCAACAGCAGGCCGACGACCGTAGCGGCACACAGTCCGTAGCTGGCGATGACGCCCAGCGCCGCGCGGGAGGTTTCCGGCGCGCCGAGCTTGCGCAGCAGGTGGAAGCCTTCGCGCAGCTCCATCTGGCCATCGATGACCGCGTCGGCGATGCGGTCGGCCTCGCACAGGCGGGCCAGGTTGACGTCGCCGGGAGGCAGCCGCATCACCTGGGTGACCTGGGCCACCCCGTCGTCGCCCTGCCCCAGGTCGGCGAAGGACACGATGATGGCGGTGGG
This DNA window, taken from Luteibacter sp. 9135, encodes the following:
- a CDS encoding threonine/serine ThrE exporter family protein, encoding MPDTAPLTVPVSFATTAINTRIAFLTELARRLHQYGTTAPRLETAIARSAQRLGLSAEVWSSPTAIIVSFADLGQGDDGVAQVTQVMRLPPGDVNLARLCEADRIADAVIDGQMELREGFHLLRKLGAPETSRAALGVIASYGLCAATVVGLLLHSAWPDLITAGFIGVIIGWITVASGSRPRLATASDAISAMVATAIAIVVSAYLVPLAVKSVILGSLIVLMPGMALTTAVREISSQHLVAGVARMGGAIATLLKLTFGTVAASQLCEAFGIVSRDYALAPLPGWADWPMLAIGAFSFAILFRAARRDWLVVMGAVIVGYLATRWGGSISGSLPGAPFGVFVGGLLLGSLSNVYARYAKQPGAVVREPGIILLVPGSVSFRSVSYLLDHDASLGMDTGLLGVTLLVSLVAGLLFGDLIVAPRRSL